ACAGAAGGTGCATCGGCGTCGCATTTCGAGTCATTACGCCTGAAAGTTCAAGATAACTAGTCAAAAGGGCGCGCATGCTTCGCAGAACATTCTTAATTGGCCTAATGCACCTCGCGACGTGCTTGCAAAAAGTTCGGACATGCTTAACAATGAAATATGAGTATTAGGAAGTTGAAGACCTATGTgcgttctgtttctttttttttcctttcttatagCTTTGGCGTTCCACTGCCGCCTTGTTAAACGTACCACGGCTCAAATTTTGCAAGGCGGGGAAGTGACTGCCGAAGCaccagttacaaaaaaaaaaacgggtagCAACCACTTATTGGAACCCAAAGCTTTCAGTGTCGAACCACAGCTTACTCAGCGAAGTTTCACGAAATCAAGGTACGGTTACGGTGCCCAAGACATCCAGTCTGTATACATTGCCATACTTATTTTTCTAGCTAGCTTTCCTGTTGACgtcattttcttttactttcgcTGTCTCTTGTTTTTCTTACCCCAGTTGCACACAAGGCAAGCGTTTTCGCCTCGCTTCGTTTGTTTATTGTGACAGCCTGACGTCAACCTGCTTTGtcttttgtttatgtgttcttcATGCTTTTCTCTCGATCGTTCAGCGAGAACATCCTTAAAAACAGTACAATACAGTCTGTTGCATCACATTCTTATCCTAAAATAGCGTTACCCTTGTATcgtgtgcgcctgagcaagaatACGCATACGGTGGTTGGGCATCAACTGGCCCGTCTTTTTACTAGGCTCTTTTATAGCTTTGTGCGAGAGGATGGCGCATGCACCGAACTGGTTGGGGGAAAGAAGGATGCACTTGCTATCAGCTCGTTTGATTACGTGCTGACCACCATATGATACATCTCTTTCCCTTAACGAGAAGGAACAAAACAAAGAACGGAAGGAAGAACTTTATAGCCATAGGGGAAGAGAGAATAGCTAGGAGGACTGACGAAAATTCGATTCATATTGCAGCCATGGAGGGTTGTTGCGCTGACGGGTCAACTTGCGGCACACTGCTTCCAACGCCTCCACTTTGGAGAAGACCTGTCTCTTGGCTTGCGGATGACTAGTGAAACCGGGTGCACTTTGGCCTTCTTCTGGAAGCTCCTCTCTTTCGTTTTGGAGCTGCTATTTTCATCGTTGCTGTTGTCGTCATCTTCGTCTATCCTGCGGTACTTTCCCTGTGTTTGGAGCAGGTGTTGTCTGTCCCACCTTAGAAGCCTTCCATCCTCCGTCCCCACGATGTAGGACCGGAGAGCCACTTCTTGAAGCACTCTCGCCTTACGTGGCCAGCTGTCGTCAAGTATGCGCCCAATGCTTCCTTGCTGCAAAGGTTGCAGTGTTTTGTCCTTGGCCTGCTGTTGATGCTTGACTGTTGGAGATCCCAGCTCAGTGCTGTCTTCCGGAACATTGGTGCACAGGCGTCGTCCCTGTAACAGTTGGGCAGGTGAATGGCCATCCTCTTGGACAGACACACGATAAGACAAGAGTCCTAAACAAAAATCGTCGCAAGATTCAGTGGTCTTTTTCATGATGCACTTGACTATCTGTACCCCCTTTTCAGCAAGTCCATTGGATCTAGGAAATCTCAGGCTTGATGCAATGTGCTCAAAAGCATATCGCTTTTTGAAGTCTGCGAACACTTTGGATGCAAATTGAGGCCCATTATCTGTAAATACTTGCACAGGGATCCCGTAGCGCGCGAATATGGCCAATCTTTTTTTGTACTAATTCATAGCCGTCATTGTAGACAATTTTTCCACTTCAGGAAAATTGGAGTGCGCGTCAAACACTAGGATGTGCTCTGCTCCAGCAAAATGGAATATGTCGATGCCGACTCTGTACCATGGCATACTAGGTGTCGGGCGTAAAACCAGTGGCTCGGACTGCTGCTCGTACGCGTGTTTGGCATGTGTTGCACGAACAAATCATTGATTCAATGCTACTGTCTACGCCAGGCCAAAACGTAAGTACGTGCACTCTTGCCTTCCACTTATTCATTCTCAGATTACCTGCGCGTTCCTTTGTTGGCATATCGTTCCTCATGGGCTTGGGTACGACAATTTTGCATCCTTGAAGCACTATCCCATCGATGCCAGATAGCTCAGCCGTAAACGGACGTAATTCTCCTTCAACCACTATTCCACGCGAAAGTTGGTGCATTACAGTACTCAGATAGGGATCCAATAGCATCTCGTCCTGAAGGCGCAGTTTTGTCCATGGGGTTACCATGGAAGGAGGCGACACGAACTGCATGAACATCGATGTCCTCCGCTGCTTTCCCAATTTTGTGAAAAGGCGGGTGCACGAGAGAGCATGTCAGCCAGGAGCAGGTCCCTTCCAGGAATGAACTGCAAGTCAAACGTAGAAGGCGAACAAAGAAACGCTGTAGCCTTGGTAGCACTTCTCCTATGTATTTTTTGCGATGGCCAACAATCGTCGGTGGTCCGTCTATGAGTATCTTGCGGCCATAAGTAAATTGATGGAATTTATCACAGGCAAACACTATGCCAAGGGTTTCTTTCTCGACTTGCGAATATGGCATTTCACTATCAGTTAGCGTTCGCGAGGCGTACATGACTGGGCGCCATTCATTCTGGTGTTTTTGCAATAGCGATGCTCCTATGGCGATGGCTGACACGTCTGCAGAGATCTTTGTTTTATCACTTTCATCAAAATAGGGCAGGAGCGGCGGAGATGTTAATATCTCGCAGACGTTTTGCCACTAGCGCACGTGGTCTACTCAAAA
This Dermacentor albipictus isolate Rhodes 1998 colony chromosome 1, USDA_Dalb.pri_finalv2, whole genome shotgun sequence DNA region includes the following protein-coding sequences:
- the LOC135907969 gene encoding uncharacterized protein, with the translated sequence MRALETRPGEIAEPRTPSGPCDALGSISARRTFSEQREGPNGKSTQHLKERNMPAWLARGRRLCTNVPEDSTELGSPTVKHQQQAKDKTLQPLQQGSIGRILDDSWPRKARVLQEVALRSYIVGTEDGRLLRWDRQHLLQTQGKYRRIDEDDDNSNDENSSSKTKERSFQKKAKVHPVSLVIRKPRDRSSPKWRRWKQCAAS